One segment of Hippopotamus amphibius kiboko isolate mHipAmp2 chromosome 4, mHipAmp2.hap2, whole genome shotgun sequence DNA contains the following:
- the LOC130852606 gene encoding NEDD8-like, giving the protein MLIKVKTLTGKEIDIDIEPTDKVERIKERVEEKEGIPPQQQRLIYSGKQVNHEKTAADYKILGGSVLCLVLALRGGGGLGQ; this is encoded by the coding sequence ATGCTAATTAAAGTGAAGACGCTGACCGGAAAGGAGATTGACATTGATATTGAACCCACAGACAAGGTGGAGCGAATCAAGGAGCGtgtggaggagaaagagggaatcCCCCCACAGCAGCAGCGGCTCATCTACAGTGGTAAACAGGTGAACCATGAGAAGACAGCGGCCGATTATAAGATACTAGGTGGTTCAGTCCTCTGCCTGGTATTGGCTCTGAGAGGAGGAGGTGGTCTTGGGCAGTGA